A portion of the Glycine max cultivar Williams 82 chromosome 10, Glycine_max_v4.0, whole genome shotgun sequence genome contains these proteins:
- the LOC100800932 gene encoding GDSL esterase/lipase At5g03610-like precursor (The RefSeq protein has 1 substitution compared to this genomic sequence), whose amino-acid sequence MMDSHKQLFSLSCLPLLLLLLSGNMGMQLSEARLQRHEMNYYSPKTLFVFGDSYVDTGNYRINQAGSSWKNPYGETFPGKPAGRFSDGRVLTDYIAKYLGLKSPVPYKFRKVMQQHLKYGMNFAFGGTGVFDTSSKNPNMTIQIDFFKQLIKENVYTASDLNNSVVYVSVAGNDYNFYLATNGSIEGFPAFIASVVNQTATNLLRIKSLGVRKIVVGGLQPLGCLPSSTATSSFQQCNSTSNDLVVLHNNLLNQAVTKLNQQTNKDNSTFIVLDLFDTFTSVLNHPSTNNIKDPLKPCCVGLSSQDFCGKVDENNVKQYKVCDSPKSAFFWDNLHPTQAGWEAVYKKLQKTSALHQIRY is encoded by the exons ATGATGGACTCACACAAGCAACTATTTTCCCTCTCATGTCTTCCCCTACTACTTCTACTTCTCTCAG GAAACATGGGTATGCAATTAAGCGAGGCTCGCTTGCAACGCCATGAGATGAATTATTATTCTCCGAAAACGTTGTTCGTTTTTGGGGACTCGTATGTTGATACCGGGAACTATAGAATAAATCAAGCTGGTTCGTCGTGGAAAAACCCTTATGGCGAAACTTTTCCCGGAAAACCAGCCGGAAGATTCTCCGATGGAAGAGTTCTAACCGACTACATTG CTAAGTATTTGGGACTCAAATCACCAGTTCCCTATAAATTTAGGAAAGTGATGCAGCAACATTTGAAATACGGGATGAATTTTGCATTTGGTGGTACGGGAGTGTTTGACACATCCTCCAAAAATCCAAACATGACAATCCAAATCGATTTCTTCAAGCAAttgatcaaagaaaatgtgtaCACCACCTCAGATCTCAACAACTCAGTCGTCTATGTCTCCGTTGCTGGAAATGATTACAATTTCTACTTGGCCACAAATGGCTCTATTGAG GGTTTCCCGGCTTTCATCGCCTCAGTGGTTAATCAAACTGCCACCAACTTGCTTCGCATCAAAAGTTTGggagtgaggaaaattgttgtAGGTGGTCTACAACCCCTAGGATGTCTTCCTTCATCCACAGCCACATCTTCATTCCAACAATGTAACAGCACCTCCAACGACCTCGTAGTTCTCCACAACAACCTATTGAACCAAGCTGTGACCAAGTTGAACCAACAAACCAACAAGGATAACTCCACCTTCATAGTTCTTGACCTTTTTGACACTTTCACGTCTGTGTTGAACCACCCATCTACCAATAACATTAAGGACCCTCTCAAGCCTTGTTGCGTAGGGTTAAGTAGCCAAGATTTTTGTGGGAAAGTGGATGAGAACAATGTTAAGCAATATAAGGTTTGTGACAGTCCCAAATCAGCTTTCTTTTGGGATAACTTGCACCCAACTCAAGCAGGTTGGGAAGCTGTGTATAAGAAGTTGCAAAAGACGAGTGCTCTTCATCAAATCCGGTACTAG
- the LOC121172624 gene encoding heparanase-like protein 1 encodes MGVFGLEDPNGSDEHLERKILDPERLSRVESIFGNLSETIKIYGPWSSAWVGEAGGAYNSGGNHVSNRFLNSFWYLDQLGIASCYNTKVYCRQTLIGGNYGLLNATTFAPNPDYYSAVLWHRLMGKKVLAISSDVHIKDFYLQLENVSRS; translated from the exons ATGGGTGTATTTGGACTTGAAGATCCCAATG GTAGTGATGAGCATCTTGAAAGGAAGATTCTAGATCCTGAGCGCTTGAGTAGGGTGGAATCAATTTTTGGCAATCTTTCAGAAACCATCAAAATATATGGTCCTTGGTCTTCTGCATGGGTAGGAGAAGCTGGAGGGGCATACAACAGTGGTGGCAATCATGTTTCTAACAGATTTCTAAACAGCTTTTG GTACTTAGATCAACTTGGAATAGCATCCTGCTACAACACTAAAGTCTATTGCAGGCAGACTTTAATTGGAGGGAATTATGGCCTTCTCAATGCCACCACCTTTGCTCCCAATCCTGACTACTACAG TGCAGTTTTGTGGCATCGGTTAATGGGAAAGAAGGTTCTTGCGATCTCAAGTGATGTTCATATtaaagacttttacctacagttagaaaatgtaagtagaagttaa
- the LOC102670004 gene encoding monodehydroascorbate reductase 3, cytosolic-like isoform X1, with translation MESKNGILELGYAVREFSKQGIKPGELAIISKEVVGSVIKSPEISGLVPTLLKGLCHPKEHTKYSLNILLQLWYHLLNNGHLKNLLWRQ, from the exons ATGGAATCGAAGAACGGAATTTTAGAATTAG GTTATGCTGTGAGGGAGTTTTCCAAACAGGGCATTAAGCCAGGGGAGTTGGCTATCATTTCCAAAGAAGTG GTTGGGAGTGTGATAAAGAGTCCAGAAATATCTGGTCTTGTTCCTACTCTACTTAAGGGACTTTGTCATCCTAAAGAGCATACAAAATATTCCCTTAATATTCTTCTTCAA TTGTGGTATCACTTGCTAAACAATGGGCATTTGAAGAACCTTCTGTGGAGACAATAA
- the LOC102670004 gene encoding monodehydroascorbate reductase 3, cytosolic-like isoform X2: protein MESKNGILELGYAVREFSKQGIKPGELAIISKEVVGSVIKSPEISGLVPTLLKGLCHPKEHTKYSLNILLQVSCGITC from the exons ATGGAATCGAAGAACGGAATTTTAGAATTAG GTTATGCTGTGAGGGAGTTTTCCAAACAGGGCATTAAGCCAGGGGAGTTGGCTATCATTTCCAAAGAAGTG GTTGGGAGTGTGATAAAGAGTCCAGAAATATCTGGTCTTGTTCCTACTCTACTTAAGGGACTTTGTCATCCTAAAGAGCATACAAAATATTCCCTTAATATTCTTCTTCAAGTAAG TTGTGGTATCACTTGCTAA
- the LOC102670325 gene encoding uncharacterized protein, translating to MACGCSSTTLAEKISWNCSVFVALMLVLSSCESNTSDFTSQMMLHGSVTGNISNNNNKACDEIYVVREGETLQTISEKCGDPYIVEENPHIHDPDDVFPGLVIKINPFTNRG from the coding sequence ATGGCTTGTGGGTGTTCTTCAACAACATTGGCAGAGAAGATTTCATGGAATTGTTCTGTGTTTGTGGCACTAATGCTGGTTTTGAGTAGCTGCGAGTCAAACACAAGTGATTTCACAAGTCAGATGATGCTTCATGGGAGTGTCACCGGCAAtattagcaacaacaacaacaaggcgTGTGATGAGATTTACGTGGTTCGTGAGGGAGAGACGCTACAAACAATCAGTGAAAAATGTGGGGATCCTTATATTGTTGAAGAGAACCCACATATCCATGATCCTGATGATGTTTTCCCTGGCCTAGTTATCAAGATTAACCCTTTCACCAATAGAGGCTAA